From one Lolium rigidum isolate FL_2022 chromosome 4, APGP_CSIRO_Lrig_0.1, whole genome shotgun sequence genomic stretch:
- the LOC124705841 gene encoding zinc finger protein ZAT12-like: MMKSVAFEENEMARVLLLVSREQAMQMAMPMPVRVAPERAFVCKTCGRVFPSFQALGGHRASHKKPLLDGDDLKPKLHGCSVCGLEFAIGQALGGHMRRHRAMAPLAVIKKPRGVIAVGAGSKRGLWLDLNHPPCGDDADHGECGHQAAAAGYTFHQFLAVDCV; encoded by the coding sequence atgatgaagagtgTTGCTTTCGAGGAGAATGAAATGGCGCGGGTGCTTCTGCTCGTGTCGCGGGAGCAAGCGATGCAGATGGCTATGCCCATGCCGGTACGAGTGGCACCGGAGCGCGCGTTCGTGTGCAAGACCTGCGGCCGGGTGTTCCCGTCGTTCCAGGCGCTGGGCGGGCACCGCGCCAGCCACAAGAAGCCGCTGCTGGACGGCGACGACCTCAAGCCGAAGCTGCACGGGTGCTCCGTCTGCGGCCTCGAGTTCGCCATCGGCCAAGCGCTCGGCGGCCACATGCGGCGCCACCGAGCCATGGCGCCGCTGGCGGTGATCAAGAAGCCCCGCGGGGTCATCGCTGTTGGCGCCGGCAGCAAGCGCGGGCTGTGGCTCGACCTGAACCATCCGCCTTGCGGCGACGACGCCGATCACGGCGAGTGCGGCCACCAAGCTGCTGCCGCCGGGTACACGTTCCATCAGTTTTTGGCGGTCGACTGCGTCTAG